In Lolium rigidum isolate FL_2022 chromosome 3, APGP_CSIRO_Lrig_0.1, whole genome shotgun sequence, the genomic window CCGTACCCGTGGATTTGGGTGCAAGGGTATTTGAACGAGTTTCACCAAATCCCTTTCCAATTCCCTTGGGAATGAAATTATAAACCAAAGAATCAAGGCTTTATGTTTTTACAAAAAGTCCCGAGGTACCATATGTTAAGAACACCTCATGTTAATGAAATTAGTCCTGTATATGTATAATACACTTACTTAAACTATGGTTTCTTTGCTAATAGTACTGTAGAACAAATGTTATGAACCTAAGTACAAAGTTCGAGATATTTTGGATGGGTCTTGCGAATGAAGACAAATCAAGTTCATGGTCGGTCCTGGCATTTTTCAATATCGGCTACCTTCGTCAAGTCTCCATCGCTCCGGTTCATTgtggatttccaataagtcattgATCCATTGTCCACTAAACCTAGCTTCTACCAATTGGCAAGCTACTCCTTTTCCACAAAAGAGACCTGGAGAAATCTAACAACATTTATGTCAACTATCGAGAAGGGTAATAGGAGTTTAGAGGAGAGCCTTGTTGATGGGGATATAGACCACGGGGCCTATCACCAGAGGGACTCGTCTAGGCCGACTGGCCTAAGGGCCTCACTCGACTTGCATCGGCTGACTAGATTTGGAAACGGTGCTGGCAACTGGGCTTGAAGATAGCCCAGGAGAGTAGTTACATGGCCTATTAGGCCTGCGAGTCAGCGACTCACCATTTTGTAAACCCTAACCGAGGGTGCCCATATAAACCCTCGGCGAGGAACCCTAGAGGGGTGATTCCACCTTCATCCTACATGCGAGCCGACATAGTCGACTTGCAGCACCCGTTGTAATTCTCCAATCAATACATATAAGTAGGAAGTAGGACTTTTACTCTTCAGAGGTGTTGAACCAGGGAAACTCTGGTCTTCGTGCAATATCGATCCGTAGATGGCTACATCTCCCGTGCTCCGCACCTCTCATGTGCTACCCTTTGCAGCACCTATCGTGGCCATTCCCACGAAAGTGGCGTCCACCGTGGGGTGTGGGATGTCAAGACTCAGATCTACGGAGAGACCCTACTCGCCAATCGTTCGGCCAATCGCCACCGGAGGATTCTTCCGATTCCAGCTGATACTTTCGATCCCGAATACCAGATGTAGTATAGTTGTTTTTTTTCCAAGAAGATCTAGGTTTATATCGATCCTTGGGAAGCGACTTCTGTGGTGATTTACTCAAGCAGGACCTTGTTAACTTCTAAAATATTCATCTTACTGGATCTTCGAGTTTACTTGGGGTTTATGAATCAACGGATGGAGATATGACATGGCTAAGGTTTTACCTGCAGTTGTGCGTTCATGAAGTGGGATAAAAGATAATAATAAGCGTAGTTGTACATAATCAATTCAGATTAGATTCTTGTGGGTGAAGCGTCCTTATGTACTACAGACTCCAGTCGTGCTAGTTATCTACAGACTAATGACCAACCCAATCACTCCAGTTGCGCTGGTTATGAAGGATTATTAAGTGTTAAGCacataccaaaattttaagattAATGATGTGACCGTTATTTCCTAATGGATCTCAAACTACCACTGTACTCCCCTACTATCACTGGGTTTCGCAAGAAGCATAAGATTACCACTAATCTCACCTCATTAAGTCGTTGGGGTCTTGGGTACTTGACAAGTCCTAGATTGAGGTAGGAGATGGAGATACAATCATACAAATCTTAAATGAAAATTAAGCGCAACACCCATGCAAAGTTAGATGCACATGATGTTGCGAGGGTAGGCCTCAACCctcagcccgtgaggactactcacacatgataaGATCAACAATCATACGCATTTTGTAGATATTCTTAAGATCGGTATCGAATAATCTTACAATTCCACCAATTGTGATCAAGACTACAAGTAGAATCTATGGCTaacgagaggggggggggggagggagatggtgatgaagatggtggtggagcggTGATTCCCCTCTCCTGAGATGTGATTTGGTGAAATGGATCTCAGGTGGCTTATTTTTGTgtgtgtctctctctctctctctctctcttttggtTCTTGTTTTGAGGAGTGGTGATGCCAATTATATATAGGCCCCTTcacaaaaaaattattcgttTGACGAGGGGATTGTTTTTCATTTATCAACTTCGAGAAAAAAGTAGAACAAACACAaagtaattttatttttatgtgtATATTTTCTCAATTATCCGCTTCTGATATAATCCGTTCCATATCTACAACCCTATATAACCCTTTCATATCCACAATTTGATATAAGCTGCATTTGGATCCGTATTCGACCATTATTCACTTCGATCCAAACCCGCaacaaaaatatgaaaaaatataaaaataacaaTATCATATCGGTTTATAGCTCTAGCTAGGATGGGAAGCGTTTGGAGTTGGTActccatggaagagaaggagagaaAATTCTGTGGGAGAGGAGGATTGTTTTATATTACATTTATCAgagaaaaacagtagaacaaagaCAAAGTAATTCTATTTTTATGTGTATTGCTCATTATCCACTGCCGATATAATCCATTCCATATCTTCAACCCGATATAATCCATTTCATATCTACAATTTGATATAACCTGCCTTTGGGTCTGTATTCGATCATTATTCACTTTGATCCGAACCCGCAACAAAAATATGGTAAAGAATATAAAAATAACAAGTATCAGATCGGTTTATATCCCTAGCTAGGAAACGGAGGCGATTCCATGGAAGAGAAGGAAAGAAAATTGTGTGGGAGAGGAGGATTATTTTTCATTTATCAACTTCGAGAAgaaaaaaacagtagaacaaacaAACTGCCACGTTACACGCGCCAGGTAGGGGTCGAACCTACGACTTTCCGCTTAGGAAACGGACGCTCTATCCACTGAGCTACAGGCGCCGTTTTTGAATAAAATTTCCCGTGTTTTTAATTAACATTGCCTTCCTCAATTATTTTGTATTTTGTAAGTTCTCTGTGTTGATGCCCTCCAACTGCAAGGCTGTCCTGATCTCGTCcggctcctcctcttcttcggcgACCATGATCCAAGCTGTGATGGTCATCAGTACTCTGGGAAAGCCCCGCCTCCTCAAATTCTACAACTTCCAGGTCCCGAACCATCTCCATCCTCCACCCCTTTctcctctctccttcctctttgtcTTCACGCCCTCTCTCCTCTTCAATCGCCCATCACGTGCTCGGTTAATTTCCCCACCCGGTTCAAGAACCACTTCTGCCATACATCAGTGATGTGCTTGATGAAATGTCTTAGCGGCTAAGCTGTGTTCTTTGTTTTTCTCTGTTCTACTGTTCACGGATTAAAGTGTGGATGCAGGACCCCGAGAAGCACCAGGAGCTCGTCCGCAGCGTCTTTCAATGTACACTAGATTCACTTTCCCGTTCTTTCCACCATTTGTATAGTGTGCTTGAGCTGACTCTCTTCTTGCAGTGCTATCTGCGAGGCCGGAGGGCGTGAGCAATTTCGTTCAGACCGATGCGATCTTTGGACCGGTAATGCACCCTCTCAGGCTGGCTATCCCGTCTAATCTAATCCAGTAGTAAATCTTGTGCAAAAAGGGAGAACTGATATGCAAATTCGAGCAGTGAATAAGGACAATTGGAACATTCTTGCCTGGAAGGAAATTGGGTCTAACTTAACTTGCTATCTTACTAGTCAATCTGTATGCAAACTGTGCTACTGCTGACTACTAAGCATGTATGCAAATGCTTCAGAAAACTCTTTAAAGGAAAGCGCCAAACAGCTATTTAGTTGCTGCAAACAATTAATGATCAGTTGTAAAATTAAATTGCTACGGCAACTACGACAACAAcgtcaaagcctttttcccaaacaagttggggtaggctaaatatgaaacccaacagaaataaaaggaagCCAAAACAAGAAACGAGATGAAAAAAGAGAGTAAAATTAAATCGGTACTTCGATTAAATTTTTAAGAGTATAAAACTTACTCCCTCCaaatcatattaattgactcaagtatttagacaaagttgagtcaattaatttggatcggagtgAGTAAATTATCTGACTAACCTTGCGACCATTTTACCATCAAtaagttgtactccctccgtccccaaATAACTTTCTCAACTTTGTCTGGATGCGGaagtatttttaaaaaaaataagggTTTCCCCTGATTTCCATTGAAGAAATCAACAGCTACAAAGTCTCCACCTTACACAGCAAACTACCACAGGTAATCAGGTTTTGAACCAACTAAGATGACAGGGGAGAAACCTTCTAACAAAACAGAGAGAAGCAAACTGCTACTACTGCCCTGGAAACCCTCTCCTCACCAACCTATCCTTGTcgaaacaaaaggaaacaagcaaagctTCTCGTCTCCCAGACAACAACTCCAGGAAACATTCCAGCAGCACTTTTTCCTTTGATGATTTCTACCAGCTCCTCAATTCTCCAGTCTTGGCATCCAGGGCGCCCATCTCCTCCTGTCCCTGAATACTTCAGCCGTGACCTGCTCCAGTAGTTTTGCGCCCCGTTGTAGTTCCAGTTTTACGCCCTCCTTCACCTGCAAATTACTCCAAAAGTCAATCCAGTAGCAAGCTTCGAAAAGAACCACAAATGGGTCACTAGGCCAAGTTTTTTGCAAATAGGCAAGGTTTCTGGTCTTCCAAATACTCCACCTAACGGGCGCAACACCAACTATCATAATTATCTTTTTGTATGTGTGGTTGCATGAGAGTGCCAACATCTTGTCAAGAAGGAGCAACAGCGGTGGCGCCTCCTGCTGCGGCGGTCGGCGTCAGATCTGGGAAGCGGCGTCGTCTGTGCCACCCAAGGCACCGGGCCGCCTTCTCCTGGTGTTGCGCGGGGAAGGCCGAGGGTTCAGCGGTACAAGCTCTTGGAAGAGGTGATCAGTAGCTAGCTAACGTAGAGACAAACTATTGATTTAGCATGTGATCTTCTATTCCTCCACATAATTGCCGCAACACAAACTACCCATGAGAGCGCCAAACAGTTATTTAGCATGTGTTACTGCAAACAATTAATAATCAGTTGTAAAATTAATTGGTACTTCGATTAATTTTTTGTGAGGACAAAACTTAAATTATCTGACTAACCTTGCGACCATTTCACTTTCAAAAAGTTGTAAGAAGGTAAAAGAATTATTATGATTTCCTTTTTCTCTTTGCAGGGGACAAAACTGGTCTACAAGCATTTGGCGACACTATACTTCGTTTTTGTCTTTGACAGCTCTGAGAATGAGCTTGCTATGCTCGACCTTGTACAAGGTAACCTAAACCCTTATCAGCACATTTTTTTTCAGTTACTATGACAATTATGTTGAGTGTGTTATCATGCAACACATTATTTCACATGTTTTGGTACAATCCCAGTCTACTGCCTCTCATGGATGTTTGCCTAATTGCCATGGTTCTTTCAGGATTCAATGTTGATATACAACTTGCTTACTACTCTGCTCAGTATTTTCTATTCAAATTCTGATTGTTGCTAAACACTTATGCATGTCACTGCACTAGCACATTATTAGCATGCATTCTTTTGTCCATCTAATGCTTGTAGAAATACTTATCATTTTTCTCTTGTTTCTGTCACTTTAAGTTCTTTTTATCAACTCTTTAAGGTCATCAACTAATCTTAAGAAGCGTTATCTTGTCACAGTATTTGTTGAAACATTGAATAGATGCTTCAAGAATGTTTGCGAGCTAGACATTGTATTTAACTTCAACAAGGTACCATGATTCACTTGTTTGATATTTATTCTAGATAGGCACTGCTATGATTCTCTCGACGAAAGCAGAAAATTCTGTTTCTCGCGAAAAGAAAGGACACCACCATAAAAAAGCATGTAATATGTTTTTGGCACATGTATTATTTGAAATATATATAAAAGTGTGCAATGTAACAAATACTTAAATGTAATAAGATTCACGTTATGGCTTGTTGCATATCTATATCATTATCCGCTACGACCAAATTATCACAATTTATATTCCAAGGAGCATTTTCTGGCTAAGTATATGATTTTTAAGGTCTGCATATCTATTTCATTATCCACTACTGATCAAATTATCACAGTTGAATTTTGAAGCACTTTGTTGCTAGAAGTATATGCTGTGAAGTCATGCTAGTAGCTCACTGAAGTTT contains:
- the LOC124697096 gene encoding AP-3 complex subunit sigma-like produces the protein MIQAVMVISTLGKPRLLKFYNFQDPEKHQELVRSVFQLLSARPEGVSNFVQTDAIFGPGTKLVYKHLATLYFVFVFDSSENELAMLDLVQVFVETLNRCFKNVCELDIVFNFNKLHTVLDEMILGGQVIETSSEEIMRSVEEIARLEKQSNTTSLIPKSISERFSR